The genomic window TCTTCACTTCCCGTCTTCATAGCTTAATCGTTCTAAAAATGCTCGTAGAATGCGAGCACGCGTATAATCTTCTGTCTCATTGATGTTCAACGTATTTTTAGCAATGGCGCTCAACATCAAGTTTCCTTCTTTTTTGGTAATGATTTGGTCTTCATATAATTTCTGAATAATGGCATAGGCGTTTTTTTCATTGATGGTTTCACCAAACAACAAATTGATTCGTTCAAGCATTTGTTTCTTATCCGACATTCTCACTTTAGCAATCCGGATATACCCACCGCCACCACGTTTACTCTCTACAAGATAGCCTCGTTGGATCGTAAAGCGTGTATTGATCACGTAATTGATTTGCGAAGGAACGCAGTTAAAAAGGTCTGCCAATTCAATCCTTCGAAGCTCGATCATCTCATTTTTTTCTAGGATCTTTTTTATATATGATTCAATTAGATCCGAAGTATTTTGTTGTGCCATCCCACTCATTCCTTTGACTAATATTGACCTTAATTATAGCGAATTTACAGATAGAAAGAAAGGAGAACGCTTGTTAGGTGTTTGATTCGAAGATAACGATAAGAGACGATTTTTTTTATGTAAATAAAAAAAACTAGGAATTCAATGAAGTCCCAGTTTTTCCAACGCGCCCAAGAGGAGTCGAACCCCTAACCTTTTGATCCGTAGTCAAACACTCTATCCAATTGAGCTATGGGCGCATATTCAGTTAACAATGATAATCATACGATAAATTTTAGAATAAAGCAAGCTGTTATAAGACTTTATAATAATTATTTTCAAGTTTTTATTTATCCGCTTCATTTCATATCTTTAGTTTTCGTACGAGCAATTCCTATTAGCTTATCACCAATATCACAATATTAGATGAAGAATTTCGAATAAAACTACAAAATCTTCTCAGCTATGAAGAAGGGATTCGTCATTTCTTGATCTACCTTACTCTAATGGAAAAATAGAAGCAAAGAACACACCAACATCAAGCACTCAAACGAGTGTCTTATGGCTTTAAATCATTTGAGAACATGCGCATCCGAATCTTTTTGACGAATCAAGTCATTCACGTAAAATAACGAAGAAAATCCGGAGAAGAAGTGTTCACTTCCTCTTCCGGATTTCACTTGATTGAACTCATCAGTCCTTATTGACAAAGAGCCAAAAAAAGACCGAAACAGAAAGTAACCCTTCTGTTTCGGACATCTCATTACTAATTAAAATCGGGAAGACAGGATTCGAACCTGCGACCCCTTGGTCCCAAACCAAGTGCTCTACCAAGCTGAGCTACTTCCCGTAAAAAATAAAAAGACTACGCGCCCAAGAGGAGTCGAACCCCTAACCTTTTGATCCGTAGTCAAACACTCTATCCAATTGAGCTATGGGCGCATATTTGTAATGCCGAGGACCGGAATCGAACCGGTACGGTGATCACTCACCGCAGGATTTTAAGTCCTGTGCGTCTGCCAGTTCCGCCACCCCGGCGCGTAGTACGTAGTACTTTGGCAAAGCGGAAAACGGGGTTCGAACCCGCGACCCCCACCTTGGCAAGGTGGTGCTCTACCACTGAGCTATTTCCGCGTATTTACGATGCCGGCTAAAGGACTTGAACCCTCGACCCTCTGATTACAAATCAGATGCTCTACCAACTGAGCTAAGCCGGCGTAAAAAAATAGAATAAATCATATGATGCGGGTGAAGGGACTTGAACCCCCACGCCGTAAGGCGCTAGATCCTAAATCTAGTGCGTCTGCCAATTCCGCCACACCCGCAAAAATATGAGCCGTACAGGGCTCGAACCTGTGACCCTCTGATTAAAAGTCAGATGCTCTACCAACTGAGCTAACGGCTCATATGGAGGTTAACGGGATCGAACCGCTGACCCTCTGCTTGTAAGGCAGATGCTCTCCCAGCTGAGCTAAACCTCCAAAGATAACAAAGCGTGGCGGCGTCCTACTCTCACAAGGGGCAACCCCTCACTACAATCGGCGCTAAGAAGCTTAACTTCTGTGTTCGGCATGGTTACAGGTGTATCCTTCTCGCCATCGCCACCACACTTGGTGTTATCTATTTCTGAGTAAATCTTGTTCACTCAAAACTGGATTTGAAGTATCAGTAAGAAACTCTCCGAGTTTTTCATTTTATTTTGGTTAAGTCCTCGATCGATTAGTATCAGTCCGCTCCATACATCACTGTACTTCCACTTCTGACCTATCTACCTGATCATCTCTCAGGGATCTTACTTTCTTAAAGAAATGGGAAATCTCATCTTGAGGTGGGCTTCACACTTAGATGCTTTCAGCGTTTATCCCTTCCCTACATAGCTACCCAGCAATGCCCTTGGCAGAACAACTGGTACACCAGCGGTAAGTCCATCCCGGTCCTCTCGTACTAAGGACAGCTCCTCTCAAATTTCCAACGCCCGCGACGGATAGGGACCGAACTGTCTCACGACGTTCTGAACCCAGCTCGCGTGCCGCTTTAATGGGCGAACAGCCCAACCCTTGGGACCGACTACAGCCCCAGGATGCGACGAGCCGACATCGAGGTGCCAAACCTCCCCGTCGATGTGGACTCTTGGGGGAGATAAGCCTGTTATCCCCAGGGTAGCTTTTATCCGTTGAGCGATGGCCCTTCCATGCGGAACCACCGGATCACTAAGCCCGACTTTCGTCCCTGCTCGACTTGTAGGTCTCGCAGTCAAGCTCCCTTCTGCCTTTACACTCTTCGAATGATTTCCAACCATTCTGAGGGAACCTTTGGGCGCCTCCGTTACTCTTTAGGAGGCGACCGCCCCAGTCAAACTGCCCATCTGACACTGTCTCCCACCACGATCAGTGGTGCGGGTTAGAGTGGCCATAACGCAGGGGTAGTATCCCACCAGCGCCTCCATCGAAACTAGCGTTCCGATTTCTACGGCTCCTACCTATCCTGTACATGCGGTACAGACACTCAATATCAAACTACAGTAAAGCTCCATGGGGTCTTTCCGTCCTGTCGCGGGTAACCTGCATCTTCACAGGTACTAAAATTTCACCGAGTCTCTCGTTGAGACAGTGCCCAAATCGTTACGCCTTTCGTGCGGGTCGGAACTTACCCGACAAGGAATTTCGCTACCTTAGGACCGTTATAGTTACGGCCGCCGTTTACTGGGGCTTCAATTCGTACCTTCGCTTACGCTAAGCACTCCTCTTAACCTTCCAGCACCGGGCAGGCGTCAGCCCCTATACTTCATCTTACGATTTTGCAGAGACCTGTGTTTTTGATAAACAGTCGCTTGGGCCTATTCACTGCGGCTGATCTGACGATCAGCACCCCTTCTCCCGAAGTTACGGGGTCATTTTGCCGAGTTCCTTAACGAGAGTTCTCTCGCTCACCTTAGGATTCTCTCCTCGACTACCTGTGTCGGTTTGCGGTACGGGTCGTTGTTTTCTCACTAGAAGCTTTTCTCGGCAGTGTGACGTCAGGAACTTCGGTACTATTATTTCCCTCCCCATCACAGCTTGTCCTTAAAGTTAGAAGCATTTGACTCCTATCAAGACTTACTGCTTGGACAGACATTTCCGATCGTCTGCATTCCTTAGCCTCCTGCGTCCCTCCATTGCTCAAACAAAAACAACGAGTACAGGAATATCAACCTGTTGTCCATCGCCTACGCCTGTCGGCCTCGGCTTAGGTCCCGACTAACCCTGGGCGGACGAGCCTTCCCCAGGAAACCTTAGTCATTCGGTGGACAGGATTCTCACCTGTCTTTCGCTACTCATACCGGCATTCTCACTTCTAAGCGCTCCAGCAGTCCTCACGATCTACCTTCAACGCCCTTAGAACGCTCTCCTACCAATGCACCTAATGGTGCACTCCACAGCTTCGGTAATATGTTTAGCCCCGGTACATTTTCGGCGCAGGGTCACTCGACTAGTGAGCTATTACGCACTCTTTAAATGGTGGCTGCTTCTAAGCCAACATCCTAGTTGTCTGTGCAACCCCACATCCTTTTCCACTTAACATATATTTTGGGACCTTAGCTGGTGGTCTGGGCTGTTTCCCTTTCGACTATGGATCTTATCACTCACAGTCTGACTCCCGGATATGAATGAATGGCATTCGGAGTTTATCTGAATTCGGTAACCCGAGATGGGCCCCTAGTCCAAACAGTGCTCTACCTCCATCATTCTCAAATCCGAGGCTAGCCCTAAAGCTATTTCGGAGAGAACCAGCTATCTCCAAGTTCGTTTGGAATTTCTCCGCTACCCACACCTCATCCCCGCACTTTTCAACGTACGTGGGTTCGGTCCTCCAGTGCGTTTTACCGCACCTTCAACCTGGACATGGGTAGATCACATGGTTTCGGGTCTACGACTACATACTCAAACGCCCTATTCAGACTCGCTTTCGCTGCGGCTCCGTCTCTTCAACTTAACCTCGCATGCAATCGTAACTCGCCGGTTCATTCTACAA from Enterococcus sp. DIV1094 includes these protein-coding regions:
- a CDS encoding CtsR family transcriptional regulator — its product is MAQQNTSDLIESYIKKILEKNEMIELRRIELADLFNCVPSQINYVINTRFTIQRGYLVESKRGGGGYIRIAKVRMSDKKQMLERINLLFGETINEKNAYAIIQKLYEDQIITKKEGNLMLSAIAKNTLNINETEDYTRARILRAFLERLSYEDGK